From one Tachysurus vachellii isolate PV-2020 chromosome 23, HZAU_Pvac_v1, whole genome shotgun sequence genomic stretch:
- the nr0b1 gene encoding nuclear receptor subfamily 0 group B member 1, with product MHGSEQRKRHLFQSGRSASMAHSERCECGGERRHPSILYSLLKKESAPCATARAPRSARFTVSPRTCACGVARPVALRSPHATCAAASAVLAKTLRFVKSVPCFGELPACDQRALVRSGWAPLLVLGMAQDGLDFETRESTEPSMLQRLLTGAHERPASPRDHGANIIDGGGGVALAEAQGIKAFLSKCWDLDISTKEYAYLKGAILFNPDIAGLQCQHYIQALQSEAHQALNEHVKLIHRGDTTRFAKLFIALSMLRSINANVVAGLFFRPVIGTVNMEELLLEMFYGK from the exons ATGCATGGAAGTGAGCAGAGGAAGAGACATCTGTTCCAGTCAGGACGCTCAGCGAGCATGGCTCATTCGGAGAGGTGTGAATGTGGCGGCGAGCGGCGACACCCGAGCATTCTGTACAGCCTGCTGAAGAAGGAAAGCGCCCCGTGCGCGACCGCGCGAGCGCCTCGCAGCGCCAGGTTCACCGTGTCGCCACGCACGTGCGCGTGTGGTGTCGCGAGGCCGGTAGCGCTGCGCTCCCCGCACGCGACGTGCGCCGCGGCCTCGGCTGTGCTCGCCAAGACGCTGCGCTTCGTCAAGAGCGTGCCGTGTTTCGGTGAGCTGCCCGCCTGCGACCAGCGCGCTCTGGTGCGCAGTGGCTGGGCGCCGTTGCTTGTGCTCGGAATGGCGCAGGACGGACTGGATTTCGAGACGCGCGAGAGCACCGAACCCAGCATGCTGCAGCGCCTCCTCACCGGTGCGCACGAGCGGCCCGCCAGCCCGCGCGACCACGGCGCTAACATCATTGACGGTGGTGGCGGGGTGGCGCTGGCCGAGGCCCAGGGCATTAAAGCCTTCCTCAGCAAGTGCTGGGACCTCGATATCAGCACCAAGGAGTACGCCTACTTAAAAGGAGCCATTCTGTTTAACCCAG ACATTGCCGGACTGCAGTGTCAGCACTACATCCAGGCTCTGCAGAGCGAAGCGCACCAGGCTCTTAATGAACATGTCAAACTGATTCACAGAGGAGACACCACGAGGTTTGCCAAACTCTTCATTGCCCTCTCAATGCTACGATCCATCAACGCCAACGTCGTGGCAGGGCTCTTCTTCAGACCCGTTATTGGCACAGTAAACATGGAAGAACTTCTTCTCGAGATGTTTTATGGAAAGTAG